One stretch of Amycolatopsis sp. NBC_00345 DNA includes these proteins:
- a CDS encoding DUF952 domain-containing protein: MILHICSRDEWAAVPEGGLYTAPSLDEVGFIHCSDLGTVGLPANAIYRGRTDLLLLEVDPAKVGAPVRWEDGVPPHPEGILFPHVYGPLPRNAVVSVHDYPPDGDGTLKLPKSLAVR, encoded by the coding sequence GTGATCCTGCACATCTGCTCCCGCGACGAGTGGGCCGCCGTTCCCGAGGGTGGCCTGTACACCGCGCCCTCACTCGACGAAGTGGGCTTCATCCACTGCTCCGACCTCGGCACGGTCGGCCTGCCGGCCAACGCGATCTACCGCGGCCGCACCGACCTCCTGCTGCTGGAGGTCGACCCGGCGAAGGTCGGTGCGCCCGTCCGATGGGAGGACGGGGTCCCGCCGCACCCCGAGGGGATCTTGTTCCCGCACGTCTACGGGCCCCTCCCGAGAAACGCTGTGGTCTCGGTACACGATTACCCACCCGATGGGGACGGAACACTGAAGCTGCCCAAGTCGCTCGCTGTGCGCTGA
- a CDS encoding SigE family RNA polymerase sigma factor produces MPVEFTDFGEFVQATLPGLLRYGHALTGNPHDAADLVQTVLEKIGARWSYVQQKTGDPLAYVRRSMANAHVSRWRRTRRENLVADLPETAPHPAADPFEHEPLWQALRNLPPRQRAVMVLRYYEGLSEVEIAEALGVSQGTVKSQASKAIASLRVKLKQGEGSEAG; encoded by the coding sequence GTGCCTGTGGAATTCACCGACTTCGGTGAGTTCGTGCAGGCCACCCTCCCTGGTCTGCTCCGCTACGGCCACGCGCTCACCGGTAACCCGCACGACGCGGCGGACCTGGTGCAGACGGTGCTGGAGAAGATCGGCGCGCGCTGGTCGTACGTTCAGCAGAAGACGGGCGACCCGCTCGCGTACGTCCGGCGTTCGATGGCGAACGCGCACGTCAGCCGATGGAGACGGACGCGGCGCGAGAACCTCGTCGCCGACCTGCCGGAGACCGCGCCGCACCCGGCCGCGGACCCGTTCGAGCACGAGCCGCTCTGGCAGGCGTTGCGAAATCTGCCGCCGAGGCAACGCGCGGTGATGGTGCTGCGTTACTACGAGGGGCTCTCCGAAGTGGAGATCGCCGAGGCACTGGGCGTCAGCCAGGGCACGGTGAAGAGCCAGGCCAGCAAGGCCATCGCGTCACTGCGGGTGAAACTCAAGCAAGGGGAAGGGAGCGAAGCGGGTTGA
- a CDS encoding ferritin: MAVTKKEPRSKFYELLQAQIHNEFNASQQYIALAVWFDNEDLPQLAKHFYKQSVEERNHAMALVQYMLDRDHHLEIPGTGDVRNDFSSPIELIELALAQEKEVAADISALAKAARAEEDYISEQFTQWFLKEQVEEISQMSTLLTVARRAGDNVYEIEKFLHRESVGDAGADAGMPPVAGGAL; the protein is encoded by the coding sequence ATGGCCGTCACGAAGAAAGAACCGCGCTCGAAGTTCTACGAACTGCTCCAGGCGCAAATCCACAACGAGTTCAACGCCTCCCAGCAGTACATCGCGCTCGCGGTCTGGTTCGACAACGAGGACCTGCCGCAGCTCGCGAAGCACTTCTACAAGCAGTCGGTCGAAGAGCGGAACCACGCGATGGCGCTCGTCCAGTACATGCTGGACCGGGACCACCACCTCGAGATCCCCGGCACCGGCGACGTCCGCAACGATTTCTCCTCGCCCATCGAGCTGATCGAGCTCGCACTGGCGCAGGAGAAGGAGGTCGCGGCCGACATCTCCGCGCTGGCGAAGGCCGCGCGAGCCGAAGAGGACTACATCAGCGAGCAGTTCACGCAGTGGTTCCTCAAGGAGCAGGTCGAGGAGATCTCGCAGATGTCCACGCTGCTCACCGTCGCGCGGCGCGCGGGTGACAACGTGTACGAAATCGAGAAGTTCCTGCACCGCGAGTCCGTCGGCGACGCCGGCGCGGACGCGGGCATGCCCCCGGTCGCAGGCGGCGCGCTGTAA
- a CDS encoding arginine deiminase — protein sequence MDSEVGPLRAVLLHRPGNELKRLTPRNNDQLLFDSIPWVDRAQQEHDAFAEVLRGRGVEVLLLADSLRTALEDQRAHTAGVHAAVDDRRLGGDLADSVRSHLTSVDADTLAEVLMAGMTFEELPSAEGASLVRMMHDPRDFAVDPLPNLLFTRDSSAWIGDRVAISSLTMPARRRETAVLDLVYAYHPRFRHAARAYGAHSAPIEGGDVMLLAPGVLAIGVGERTTAAGAESLARSVFADGIAHTVLAVPIEQSRATMHLDTVCTMVAADAVVMYPLARDSLKAFTLRPTGDGGVKVAGPAPFLSAAAEAMGIDRLRVIDTGLDPVTAEREQWDDGNNTLALAPGVVVGYERNAETNERLMAAGIEVLPIAGSELGSGRGGPRCMSCPVLRDTI from the coding sequence GTGGACAGCGAAGTCGGACCTCTCCGTGCGGTTCTGCTGCACCGGCCGGGAAACGAGCTCAAAAGGCTGACGCCCCGCAACAATGACCAGCTCCTCTTCGACTCCATCCCGTGGGTGGATCGCGCACAACAGGAGCACGACGCGTTCGCGGAGGTGCTGCGCGGCCGCGGCGTCGAAGTGCTGCTTCTCGCCGACTCGCTGCGCACGGCGCTGGAGGACCAGCGCGCGCACACCGCGGGTGTGCACGCGGCTGTGGATGACCGCCGGCTGGGCGGCGACCTCGCGGATTCCGTTAGGTCGCACCTAACGAGTGTCGACGCGGACACCCTCGCCGAGGTGCTGATGGCCGGCATGACGTTCGAGGAACTGCCGTCCGCCGAGGGCGCGTCGCTGGTGCGGATGATGCACGACCCGCGCGACTTCGCCGTCGACCCGCTGCCGAACCTGCTGTTCACGCGCGACTCGTCGGCGTGGATCGGCGACCGCGTGGCGATCTCGTCGCTGACCATGCCGGCGCGGCGCCGCGAAACGGCCGTGCTCGACCTCGTCTACGCCTACCACCCGCGCTTCCGGCACGCGGCCCGCGCGTACGGCGCGCACTCGGCGCCCATCGAGGGCGGCGACGTGATGCTGCTGGCCCCCGGCGTGCTCGCCATCGGCGTCGGCGAGCGGACGACGGCCGCGGGCGCGGAATCGCTCGCACGGTCGGTGTTCGCGGACGGCATCGCGCACACCGTGCTGGCGGTGCCGATCGAGCAGTCGCGCGCGACGATGCACCTGGACACGGTGTGCACGATGGTCGCCGCCGACGCGGTGGTGATGTACCCGCTGGCACGCGACTCGCTCAAGGCGTTCACCCTGCGCCCGACCGGCGACGGCGGCGTGAAGGTGGCCGGCCCCGCACCGTTCCTCAGCGCGGCCGCGGAGGCGATGGGCATCGACCGGCTGCGCGTCATCGACACTGGGCTCGACCCAGTGACCGCGGAACGCGAACAATGGGACGACGGCAACAACACGCTCGCGCTGGCACCCGGCGTGGTCGTCGGATACGAGCGCAACGCCGAGACGAACGAACGCCTGATGGCCGCGGGAATCGAGGTGCTGCCGATCGCCGGGTCCGAGCTGGGCTCCGGTCGCGGCGGGCCGCGATGCATGTCCTGCCCAGTACTGCGCGACACGATATAA
- a CDS encoding CPBP family intramembrane glutamic endopeptidase yields MSTTERSGLRSWLLPVAPAFPKPITDAKERRTVKFELVLVFGITLGLSGARSLLSLVDSLLRPTPLAQQQAQLNVPQAAASLLDLLQQLLNALQLIGWGGLGLYLLWRAGLKVRDLGLDRRSPGFDTLVTLGIAAVIGIPGLGLYFLSYHLGFSLAVQPSTLGDTWWRPIALTLSAFGNAFAEEVLVIGYLLTRLRQLGVRENASLFGAAVLRGSYHLYQGFGGFVGNLVMGLVFGRVWQKTNRLWPLVAAHTLFDVVSFVGYSLLKGHISWLP; encoded by the coding sequence ATGAGCACCACAGAGCGATCGGGCCTGCGATCCTGGCTGCTGCCCGTGGCGCCGGCGTTCCCGAAGCCGATCACGGACGCGAAGGAACGCCGCACAGTCAAGTTCGAGCTGGTGCTCGTCTTCGGCATCACGCTCGGCCTCTCCGGTGCGCGCAGCCTGCTGTCCCTTGTGGACTCTCTGCTGCGGCCCACGCCACTCGCGCAGCAGCAGGCTCAGCTCAACGTCCCACAGGCCGCCGCGAGTCTGTTGGACCTGCTCCAGCAGTTGCTGAACGCCCTGCAGCTCATCGGCTGGGGCGGGCTCGGCCTGTACCTGCTGTGGCGCGCCGGGCTGAAGGTCCGCGACCTCGGCCTCGACCGGCGCTCACCCGGCTTCGACACGCTCGTGACGCTCGGGATCGCCGCCGTGATCGGGATTCCCGGTCTGGGCCTGTACTTCCTCTCCTACCACCTGGGTTTCAGCCTCGCGGTCCAACCGTCCACTTTGGGCGACACGTGGTGGCGCCCGATCGCGCTGACGCTTTCCGCGTTCGGCAACGCCTTCGCCGAGGAGGTGCTCGTGATCGGCTACCTGTTGACGCGGCTGCGCCAGCTCGGCGTCCGCGAGAACGCCTCCCTGTTCGGCGCCGCCGTGCTGCGCGGTTCGTACCACCTGTACCAGGGCTTCGGCGGGTTCGTCGGGAACCTCGTCATGGGCCTGGTGTTCGGCCGCGTGTGGCAGAAGACGAACCGGCTGTGGCCGCTCGTCGCCGCGCACACGCTTTTCGACGTGGTGTCGTTCGTCGGGTATTCGCTGCTGAAGGGCCACATCTCCTGGCTCCCCTGA
- a CDS encoding PPOX class F420-dependent oxidoreductase, with protein MPRTIATNTKVDRDALVEFLKTRHHAILTTRRADGSPQLSPLTCGVDDQGRLVVATYPKRAKVVNIRREPQVSVCVLSDEWNGPWVQLDGTAEVIDLPDAVEPLVDYFRSISGEHPNWDEYREAMRKQGKSLIRVTIDRWGPIATGGFPPELADD; from the coding sequence ATGCCGAGGACTATCGCCACCAACACGAAAGTCGACCGCGACGCGCTGGTCGAGTTCCTGAAGACGCGCCACCACGCGATCCTGACGACCCGGCGAGCCGACGGGAGCCCCCAGCTCTCGCCCCTCACCTGCGGCGTCGACGACCAGGGCCGGCTCGTGGTCGCGACCTACCCGAAGCGGGCCAAAGTGGTCAACATCCGCCGCGAGCCCCAGGTCTCCGTCTGTGTGCTCTCCGACGAGTGGAACGGTCCTTGGGTCCAGCTCGACGGCACCGCCGAGGTGATCGACCTGCCCGACGCCGTCGAGCCACTCGTCGACTACTTCCGCAGCATTTCGGGCGAGCACCCGAACTGGGACGAGTACCGCGAAGCCATGCGCAAACAGGGCAAGAGCCTCATCCGCGTCACGATCGACCGGTGGGGCCCCATCGCGACGGGCGGTTTCCCGCCCGAGCTGGCTGACGACTGA
- a CDS encoding DUF2470 domain-containing protein, producing MTEAPTSVRRPPAPNPAERAKTIATRNGPATIMPTQHRSDCEAERVVPVLHHVHHSGSVSILLPDEHPMVRTSRQAQRGELAVMVELADHAPVDLREPIRGLLWITGWLRPLTAVSARARAVSIAEQRPDHRLLDVGHGMTLLRLTPASLVLADAEGTHSLRPHMFSAAPPDPFHDYEADWLRHLESDHSDVVEQLAQHLPAGLRGGRIRPLGLDRFGLRLRIEADTGDHDVRLAFSKSVDSPPQLAAELRRLVGCPFLRQQRGD from the coding sequence GTGACCGAGGCTCCGACATCCGTCCGCCGTCCACCCGCGCCCAACCCCGCGGAACGGGCCAAGACGATCGCGACGCGGAACGGGCCGGCGACGATCATGCCGACCCAGCACCGCTCCGACTGCGAGGCCGAACGCGTCGTCCCCGTGCTGCACCACGTGCACCACAGCGGCAGCGTCAGCATTCTTCTGCCGGACGAGCACCCCATGGTGCGCACGTCCCGGCAGGCTCAGCGCGGCGAGCTCGCCGTCATGGTCGAGCTCGCCGACCACGCCCCGGTGGACCTGCGGGAGCCGATCCGCGGACTGCTGTGGATAACCGGGTGGCTCCGGCCTCTGACGGCGGTCTCGGCGCGCGCCCGCGCCGTCTCGATCGCCGAGCAGCGGCCGGACCACCGGCTACTAGACGTCGGCCACGGCATGACGTTGCTGCGACTCACACCGGCCTCCCTGGTACTGGCCGACGCGGAGGGCACGCACTCGCTGCGGCCGCACATGTTCAGCGCCGCCCCGCCGGACCCGTTCCACGACTACGAGGCCGACTGGCTGCGCCACCTGGAGAGCGACCACTCCGACGTCGTCGAGCAGCTCGCCCAGCACCTGCCCGCCGGCCTGCGCGGCGGTCGCATCCGGCCACTCGGCCTGGACCGTTTCGGCCTGCGCCTCCGCATCGAGGCCGACACCGGCGACCACGACGTCCGGCTGGCGTTCTCCAAGTCCGTCGACAGCCCACCCCAGCTGGCGGCCGAGCTCCGCCGCCTGGTCGGCTGCCCGTTCCTCCGGCAACAACGCGGCGACTGA
- a CDS encoding IclR family transcriptional regulator, translating into MTREGSLTLDRGLALLQAVADAGEEAATISELAVSIGASRAAVYRLLVPLSERGLIWRDGTKVRLGVGLLRLAGQVLPQLREAARPVLRELAEKVGATAHLTVAQGDLAQAVAVVEPSWTSYHVAYRVGSRHALNAGAAGRAMGLRPGGDGWVSSTGELQAGASGVAAPVRGVPGLRASIGVVSLEPLAAAEVGPQVLAAAGTLAAVLRTDA; encoded by the coding sequence GTGACGAGGGAGGGGTCGCTGACCCTCGACCGTGGGCTGGCGCTGCTGCAGGCAGTGGCCGACGCGGGCGAGGAGGCGGCGACCATCTCCGAGCTGGCCGTGTCGATCGGTGCCAGCCGCGCGGCCGTCTACCGGCTGCTGGTGCCGTTGTCCGAGCGCGGCCTGATCTGGCGTGACGGCACGAAGGTGCGGCTCGGCGTCGGCCTGCTGCGGCTGGCCGGGCAGGTGCTGCCGCAGCTGCGCGAGGCGGCGCGGCCCGTGCTGCGCGAGCTGGCGGAGAAGGTGGGCGCCACCGCGCACCTGACCGTGGCGCAGGGCGATCTGGCGCAGGCCGTGGCCGTGGTGGAGCCGTCGTGGACCAGCTACCACGTCGCGTACCGCGTGGGCAGCAGGCACGCGCTCAACGCGGGTGCGGCGGGCCGGGCGATGGGGCTGCGGCCGGGCGGCGACGGCTGGGTCAGCTCCACGGGTGAGCTGCAGGCCGGCGCGTCCGGCGTCGCGGCGCCGGTGCGCGGCGTGCCGGGGCTGCGGGCGAGCATCGGCGTGGTGTCGTTGGAGCCGCTGGCCGCCGCTGAGGTGGGCCCGCAGGTGCTCGCGGCGGCCGGAACACTGGCCGCGGTGCTCCGGACGGACGCTTAG
- a CDS encoding DUF6188 family protein, whose amino-acid sequence MPSELVGCEVRRTSFDYQVRLMLVDQPEPAGEPRVDAELVIETAFVLRDADGVSHELEPGSGPALAPVLALFGQTVSELAVPEEGTLTITFDGGARLSVGPDRQYESWGLTGRGVDPILVGPA is encoded by the coding sequence GTGCCGAGTGAACTTGTCGGGTGCGAGGTGCGCCGGACGTCGTTCGACTACCAGGTCCGGCTCATGCTGGTCGACCAGCCGGAGCCGGCCGGCGAGCCGCGGGTCGACGCGGAGCTGGTGATCGAGACGGCGTTCGTGCTGCGTGACGCCGACGGCGTGAGCCACGAGCTGGAGCCGGGCAGCGGTCCGGCGCTGGCACCGGTGCTGGCGCTGTTCGGCCAGACCGTGAGCGAGCTGGCGGTGCCCGAGGAGGGCACGCTGACGATCACGTTCGACGGCGGGGCGCGGCTGAGCGTCGGGCCGGACCGGCAGTACGAGTCGTGGGGGCTGACCGGGCGCGGCGTCGACCCGATCCTGGTGGGACCGGCCTAA
- a CDS encoding DUF998 domain-containing protein, with translation MPNPATAATSATARATVSPVHGRLAVAGIAVAVVIATDLHLRLSAQVSPVWQTLSEYVYGHLGGRSAAPLFSAMCLALALGSLALLVGLVKARRSPAVVALLGVWCAGLTICATVPVDPDGQARSFDGQLHNVAALIAFIALPAAAWLLTRPARETCPWEPRRTTIRRLAVASFASVLIVLGGFVFTLITGPARQEVTLGLFERLLFTVDLALLVTMVRPLLAASKR, from the coding sequence ATGCCGAACCCCGCGACCGCCGCGACTTCCGCGACCGCCCGCGCCACCGTGTCCCCCGTGCACGGCCGGCTCGCGGTCGCCGGGATCGCCGTCGCGGTGGTGATCGCGACCGACCTGCACCTGAGGCTGTCCGCGCAGGTCAGCCCGGTGTGGCAGACGCTGTCGGAGTACGTCTACGGCCACCTCGGCGGACGCTCGGCCGCGCCGCTGTTCAGCGCGATGTGCCTCGCGCTCGCGCTGGGCTCGCTGGCGCTGCTGGTCGGCCTGGTGAAGGCCCGCCGGTCCCCGGCCGTCGTCGCGCTGCTCGGCGTGTGGTGCGCGGGCCTGACGATCTGCGCGACTGTCCCCGTCGATCCCGACGGCCAGGCGCGCTCGTTCGACGGCCAGCTGCACAACGTCGCCGCGCTCATCGCGTTCATCGCGCTGCCGGCGGCCGCGTGGCTGCTCACGCGGCCCGCGCGCGAAACCTGCCCGTGGGAGCCGCGGCGCACGACGATCCGGCGCCTCGCCGTCGCGAGCTTCGCCAGCGTGCTGATCGTGCTCGGCGGCTTCGTGTTCACGCTGATCACCGGCCCGGCACGGCAGGAAGTGACGCTCGGGCTGTTCGAGCGGCTGCTGTTCACCGTGGACCTCGCGCTGCTGGTCACGATGGTGCGGCCGCTGCTGGCGGCGTCGAAGCGTTAG
- a CDS encoding TMEM165/GDT1 family protein, with protein MSPALVALLSAFGLVLAVELPDKTLVATLVLTTRFRAWPVFAGVCVAFALQCVIAVAFGSVLTLLPDLAVSLLVAGMFGIGSFMLLREGFSEADEAGSDASRKGPQLSFLRSALTSFGVLFAAEWGDASQLATAGLAARLGNPFAVGVGAFVALVSVAGLAVFIGAKIRDRIRPKLIQRVAGFVFAGFALFAVAQLAF; from the coding sequence ATGTCTCCCGCTCTTGTAGCGTTGCTCAGCGCGTTTGGCCTGGTCCTGGCAGTGGAGCTGCCGGACAAGACCCTTGTCGCGACGCTGGTGCTCACCACCCGTTTCCGCGCCTGGCCGGTGTTCGCCGGGGTGTGCGTGGCGTTCGCGCTGCAATGCGTGATCGCCGTCGCGTTCGGCAGCGTTCTGACGCTTCTCCCGGACCTCGCGGTTTCGTTGCTGGTGGCCGGGATGTTCGGCATCGGGTCCTTCATGCTCCTGCGTGAGGGATTCAGCGAAGCCGACGAAGCGGGCAGCGACGCTTCGCGCAAGGGCCCGCAGCTGTCCTTCCTCCGCTCCGCGCTGACGTCGTTCGGCGTGCTCTTCGCCGCCGAGTGGGGCGACGCGTCGCAGCTGGCCACCGCGGGCCTCGCCGCGCGGCTGGGCAACCCGTTCGCCGTGGGCGTGGGCGCGTTCGTCGCGCTGGTCTCCGTGGCCGGGCTCGCCGTGTTCATCGGCGCGAAGATCCGCGACCGCATCCGGCCCAAGCTGATCCAGCGCGTCGCCGGGTTCGTGTTCGCCGGTTTCGCGCTGTTCGCCGTCGCGCAGCTGGCCTTCTGA
- the cutA gene encoding divalent-cation tolerance protein CutA codes for MPADHVVVVTTVDSEAAARTLAASAVEARLAACAQIVGPITSVFRWEGEVRTEAEWRVECKTAGDRAGALEEFLNVRHTYDVPEIVVTPVVGGSPAYLSWLVEGTR; via the coding sequence ATGCCTGCAGACCACGTGGTCGTCGTGACCACCGTCGACTCCGAAGCCGCCGCCCGGACGCTCGCCGCGAGCGCCGTCGAAGCCCGCCTCGCCGCCTGTGCACAGATCGTCGGCCCCATCACGAGCGTCTTCCGCTGGGAGGGTGAGGTGCGCACCGAGGCGGAGTGGCGCGTCGAGTGCAAGACCGCGGGCGACCGCGCGGGCGCGCTGGAGGAGTTCCTGAACGTGCGGCACACCTACGACGTCCCGGAGATCGTCGTGACGCCCGTCGTCGGCGGCAGCCCGGCCTACCTGTCCTGGCTGGTCGAAGGTACCCGATGA
- a CDS encoding cytochrome ubiquinol oxidase subunit I: MDVLELARWQFGITTVYHFLMVPLTIGLSVLVAAMQTAWVRTGELRHLKMTKFWGKLLLVNFAMGVVTGIVQEFQFGMSWSAYSRFVGDVFGAPLAMEGLVAFFVESTFLGLWIFGWDRLPKKVHLACAWAFSLATMASAYFILAANSWMQHPVGVEFVNGKPTMNSIGAVLTNNTALAAIPHTLAGAFSVAAAFLVGVAGWHLWRRRDSSDEHRAVWRSSLRLGGWIGVVAFAVLAITGDTQGKLMFEQQPMKMASAEALCHTEAPASFSILAIGDVAGANCEDVKTFTVPALLSFLAHNDFSTEVKGVENLVGEYQAKYGANYPDDPDLGPLAGKPIDYVPNLPVTYWGFRAMIGFGAISAGIGLLALWLTRRGRIPGGRWFPLMVLGGIATPFIGNSAGWIFTEMGRQPFVVAPNPSGVEGMWMFTAEAVSKLSVGEVWTSLISLTALYLVLGVVELYLMRKYVRGGVDAVMPPPRPPDQDADSDDDTLSFAY, from the coding sequence GTGGATGTCCTTGAGCTCGCGCGGTGGCAGTTCGGCATCACCACCGTCTATCACTTCCTGATGGTCCCGCTGACCATCGGCCTCTCGGTGCTCGTCGCGGCGATGCAGACCGCGTGGGTGCGTACCGGCGAACTGCGGCACCTGAAGATGACGAAGTTCTGGGGGAAGCTGCTGCTGGTCAACTTCGCCATGGGCGTGGTGACCGGCATCGTGCAGGAGTTCCAGTTCGGGATGAGCTGGAGCGCCTACTCCCGCTTCGTCGGCGACGTGTTCGGCGCGCCGCTGGCGATGGAGGGGCTGGTCGCGTTCTTCGTGGAGTCGACCTTCCTCGGCCTGTGGATATTCGGGTGGGACCGGCTGCCGAAGAAGGTCCACCTGGCGTGCGCGTGGGCGTTCTCGCTCGCGACGATGGCCTCGGCCTACTTCATCCTGGCCGCCAACTCGTGGATGCAGCACCCCGTCGGCGTCGAGTTCGTCAACGGCAAGCCGACGATGAACTCCATCGGCGCGGTGCTGACGAACAACACGGCGCTGGCCGCGATCCCGCACACGCTGGCGGGCGCGTTCTCGGTGGCGGCGGCGTTCCTGGTCGGTGTCGCGGGCTGGCACCTGTGGCGGCGTCGCGATTCGTCGGACGAGCACCGCGCGGTCTGGCGCTCGTCGCTGCGGCTCGGCGGCTGGATCGGCGTGGTGGCGTTCGCGGTCCTGGCCATCACCGGGGACACACAGGGCAAGCTGATGTTCGAGCAGCAGCCGATGAAGATGGCGTCGGCCGAGGCGTTGTGCCACACCGAGGCTCCGGCGAGCTTCTCGATCCTGGCGATCGGCGACGTCGCGGGCGCGAACTGCGAGGACGTCAAGACGTTCACCGTGCCGGCGCTGCTGTCGTTCCTCGCCCACAACGACTTCTCCACCGAGGTCAAGGGTGTGGAAAACCTGGTGGGCGAGTACCAGGCGAAGTACGGGGCCAACTACCCGGACGACCCGGACCTGGGCCCGCTGGCCGGCAAGCCGATCGACTACGTCCCCAACCTGCCCGTCACGTACTGGGGTTTCCGCGCCATGATCGGCTTCGGCGCGATCTCCGCTGGCATCGGCCTGCTGGCCCTGTGGCTCACCCGCCGCGGCCGGATCCCGGGCGGGCGCTGGTTCCCGCTCATGGTGCTGGGCGGCATCGCGACGCCGTTCATCGGCAACAGCGCGGGCTGGATCTTCACGGAGATGGGCCGCCAGCCGTTTGTCGTCGCCCCCAACCCGAGCGGCGTCGAGGGCATGTGGATGTTCACGGCGGAGGCGGTTTCGAAGCTTTCGGTGGGCGAGGTGTGGACGTCGCTGATCTCGCTGACCGCCCTCTACCTGGTCCTTGGCGTCGTCGAGCTCTACCTGATGCGCAAGTACGTCCGGGGCGGCGTCGACGCCGTGATGCCCCCGCCCCGGCCACCCGATCAGGACGCGGACTCCGATGACGACACCCTTTCGTTCGCGTACTGA
- the cydB gene encoding cytochrome d ubiquinol oxidase subunit II encodes MTLETVWFAVIAAFWLGYLFLEGFDFGVGMLLPVLGRDNTERRVMVNTIGPVWDGNEVWLIVAAGATFAAFPGWYASLFSGAYLPLLLVLLALIGRGVAFEYRGKVDSERWRRTWDRVIMIGSWVPPLGVGLLLSTTVLGLPLDAAGNRVGTPFESVRWDTVLGALAVAGFSLVHGATFLSLKTSGELRERARLLAMKMLPVALLPMVAFLVVVQLREGSLWTLLTLVVSVLATIVAWLRLRADRDGQAFAALGVVIAAAAVTFFGALYPDVLPSTLDPANSLTVANASASPYALTVISWVAAFGAPAVLIYQGWTYWVFRKRIGVEHIPAVHAP; translated from the coding sequence ATGACACTCGAGACGGTCTGGTTCGCGGTCATCGCCGCGTTCTGGCTGGGGTACCTGTTCCTCGAGGGGTTCGACTTCGGCGTCGGGATGCTGCTGCCGGTGCTCGGGCGGGACAACACCGAGCGGCGGGTCATGGTCAACACCATCGGGCCGGTGTGGGACGGCAACGAGGTCTGGCTGATCGTCGCCGCGGGAGCCACCTTCGCGGCGTTCCCCGGGTGGTACGCGTCGCTGTTCTCGGGGGCCTACCTGCCCCTTCTCCTCGTGCTGCTCGCGCTCATCGGCCGTGGCGTGGCGTTCGAGTACCGCGGCAAGGTCGACTCCGAGCGCTGGCGCCGCACCTGGGACCGCGTGATCATGATCGGTTCGTGGGTCCCGCCGCTCGGCGTCGGGCTGCTGCTCTCGACGACTGTGCTCGGCCTACCGCTCGACGCGGCCGGCAACCGCGTCGGCACACCGTTCGAGTCGGTTCGCTGGGACACGGTGCTGGGCGCGCTCGCCGTCGCCGGGTTCTCGCTGGTGCACGGCGCCACGTTCCTCTCCCTCAAGACGTCCGGTGAGCTGCGCGAACGCGCCCGCCTGCTGGCGATGAAGATGCTGCCGGTCGCGTTGCTGCCGATGGTCGCCTTCCTGGTGGTCGTCCAATTGCGCGAGGGCTCGCTGTGGACACTGCTGACGCTTGTGGTCAGCGTCCTGGCCACAATCGTCGCGTGGCTGCGGCTGCGCGCCGACCGTGACGGGCAGGCGTTCGCCGCGCTCGGCGTGGTCATCGCGGCGGCCGCGGTGACGTTCTTCGGCGCGCTCTACCCGGACGTCCTGCCTTCCACCCTCGACCCGGCGAACTCGCTGACCGTCGCCAACGCGTCGGCGAGCCCGTACGCGCTGACGGTGATCAGCTGGGTCGCCGCCTTCGGCGCGCCGGCCGTGCTGATCTACCAAGGCTGGACCTACTGGGTCTTCCGCAAGCGCATCGGCGTCGAGCACATCCCGGCGGTGCACGCACCATGA